DNA sequence from the Sediminibacillus dalangtanensis genome:
TTAAAAAAGTAGTTTAACGAACGATCTGGATCAGTCCCAGAACCATTTCGACCAACAAGAACATCGGCAGAGGTATTGGACCATGTGTCAATATACTCTCCCCATTCAATTTGGTTGATTTCTGCTTGAACACCTATCTCTTTCCACTGCTGTTGTAATAGTTGAGCCGTATCGACCATGTCTGGATAAGTTGATGCCGTGGTAATGACGGTTTCGAATCCATCTGGATAACCCGCTTCCGCCAGAAGGTCTTTGGCCATTTCCAAATTCCTTTGGTAAAGTTCTTCCTTTGAAACATCTATTGCCCAATCTCCCATGGAAGGAGCGACAGGACCAGAGACCACTGCATCGCCATCCCAGACTATTTCTGCAATGCTTTGGCGGTCAGTTGCCAGACTTAATGCTTGACGTACTTTTTCATTGTTAAAAGGTTCTTTATCGACATTGAAACCGACATAACTATATTCAAGGGACTGATAATCCATAATATTCACACCATCTTGATCCTGCAGCAACGATGCAGATTTGGCAGATAATGTCGTTAAATCCACTTCTCCCGTACGGATAGCTGACAGTCTTGATGATTCTTCTTTCATCGTGTTATAAACGACTTCGTCCAATTTCGGTTGATCGTCAATATAATAATCTTCATTTTTGACTAAGGTTACATGATTGTCCGGAACCCATTCTTCCAATTTAAACGGCCCGGTTCCCACAGCCGTTTGTTGCAAGTCTTCATTCTCTTCCACTACTTCTTTAGGTACCACGACGGCACTGGCATTTGTCAAGTAAGAAAGAAAGGTGGCATCAGGCTCACTTAAAGTAAACTTGACAGTATAATCATCTTCCGCCTCGACTTTTTCAACATTGGAAAAATACGACGCGATATGAGAAGCGGTTTCTTCATCCAAAATTCGTTCGAAGCTATACACCACATCATCGGCGTTCATTTCACGTCCATTGTGGAACTTTACGCCTTCTACCAGATGAAAAACATAGGAGGTATCATCAGGTTGTTCCCAGTCTGTTGCCAATTGCCCTTTCACTTCCATATTTTCATCAAAAGTAAGTAGCCCCTCGTAGATTTGCGAATAAATTCTTATAGATGAATGTGCCGGTGTCTTGTGTGGATCCAACCCTGCCGGCTCTTGGTCATTCGCTATGTTTAAGACTTGTTCTTCGGCATTCTCGCCTTTTGCCTCTCCACTGTTCTCTCCTCCCCCGGTTTCATCTGAAGAACACCCGGCAACGATTAGTGAAATAAAAAGGAACAAACATGGCAGCCACTTTCTTCTTTTTCCCATCATTTTATAAATCCCCCTTTAATTTTTCATATCTCTTAAGTACTGTTTCAAATATTTCTTTTCTAAAAGGATTGATATTTTTCGGTTTTTCAACATGAAGACGGTTTGTAAGAATTCCTACGGTCAACTTTTTTTCAGGTACAACCCAAATAGAAGTTCCTGTGAATCCCGTATGCCCCGCACCTTCAGGAAATACACCACCCACTTCCCAGCCAAGCCCGCGATTGTGTGCTTGCCGATCAAGACTGTAATCAATCAGTTCCTTCCTTATCAATTGCTTACCTTTATAACTTCCTCCTTTCACATATAAATCGCCTAATTTCATTAAATCTTTTATATTAGAAAACAAACCAGCGTGACCTGACTTTCCAGAAAAGAAATAATAAGCATTTCCATCATTCACATCCCCAGATATCGGATGATGAAGTGACCGCCAATCTTCAAACCGTAAGTTCCTGTCTTCACACATTTTCATCTCTGTTCTATTTCCAAATTCTGTAGCAGCAATCTCAGAATGCTTTGAAGGCTGATAAGTCAGGGAGGACAACTCTAATGGTTTTCCTATATGCTGGTTTACAACTATTTCTAAATCTTCGTTAAACTGCTCTTTTACTACTTCACCCAATAACATGAAATTTAAATCACTATAAATTACCTCGTCACTGCTTCTCTCTATCAAATCTATTTCCTCAAGTACTTCAAAAAAATTATCGTTGGGTAAATTGGTGTAAAAAGGATGCCACGCTTTCAGTCCAGAAGTGTGCGTTAGTAATTGGTTAATTGTTATATTCGCTAATGTGGAATTTCTTGATGTAATCGGAAGGCAATGTTTTAACGGTGTTGAAAGAAAAATCTTCTTTTTCATGATTAATTGTAGGATAATCGTGGTGGTGAAAATTTTAGTGATACTGGCTAGATCAAAAATGGTATGTGGTTTCGTATCCAAATTTTTTACAAGGTCTGCTTTCCCGTAAGCTTTAAGAAAAACCGTTTGCCCATCAATGGATATAGAACAAACTCCTCCAGAAAAGAAATTACATTGGAGAAATCGCTCAAATATTCGATCGATTTCGTCCATAGGCGTCCCCCCTTAAAATCAAAATCTGTTTTGAATAATATTTCTTGTCTTATCTAGAAAGCCAATTGATTCTTGATAGTTTTTAGAAGCTAATCCAGTAAATAATATGTCGACAATATTAAGTTGGGCGATTCTGGAAGCAGTTGCTCCACTTCTAATGCTTTGTTCTAGATTGGAAGCAAATAGATTAACATTTGATAAGCCTTGCACCTCGTTATTTCCATAACTGGTGATGGAAATAACAGAAGCTTTATTTTGGCGGGCTATTTTTATCGTATCGACAATTTCTTTGGTTTCCCCTGAATAAGAAACCGCAAGAACTACATCTTCTTTGGTGAGGTGAACAGCGGAAGTGAGTTGGGCATGACTGTCCGTCAGTGCTTCACACCATTTGTTGATCCTTTTGCATTTCTGTTCAAAGTCCTGCGCCACGATGGCCGACGCCCCTACGCCAACTACTAAGATTTTTCTTGCGTTTTCCAACATTGTAACCGCAACTTCCATGGAATTCTCATTCAGGACAGATAAGGTGTCTTCTATTGATTGGAGATTATTACTAGATACAACTTCAATGATTTCCTTGATGCTTGCAGAAGTAGAGATGTCCTGATATCTCTCTTGCTGTGACCCTCGTTTATTAACAGATGCCGAAATACTTAACTTTAATTCTCGAAATCCATTAAACTGGAGGGACCTGCACATACGAATAATGGTAGCTTCACTAGCTTCGCACCCCTTGGATAACTGAGCGATTGGCATCGCAAGTATCTTGTCAGGATCTTTTAATATGTACTGGGCCACCTTTCTTTCTGAGGGCTTCAAAGTTGTTAATCCTTGTCTTATTCTTTCTAAACCATCATTCATCCGTAATCCTCCATTAACACTCATTGAAATTATGAAGTTTTATTACATTAATTATTCGTTTTAGTGTAGTTAAACTACATTCTAATGGATGATTCTTCAGAGGTCAACTTATTTTTACAATTTTCTTAAAATTTACGCTATTGAATTCACAAACACCCCATCCCTCGACAAGAGTTCCTGAAAAATCCTTTTGTATCTAAAACGGCTGGCAAAGTTTGTTGTTGATACCACCGTCCACCTGTCGGTGGATGCTTATCACGGGAACGGACTCATCCCGGAATCAACAGAAGCCCATCTAAAAAGAGGGATTTTCTTTGATTTATAAAAGAAAATCCCTCTTTTTTCTTTTACGATGAAGGAGTACAAAAGGCTAGACCGTCAATTATCCAGGAATTTTTAGTCCATACGAATAACTCTACATACGGTGGTCCCTGAAAATCATATTCTTCGGGAAAGCAATAAGCTTTTAGAGGTTTATGACGAACCGAAGGACAAATATTTTCCTGACAATGGACGAAAGCAGTTCCGAAGTCGTCTTATTTGTGGAGCTCGAAGGCATGCACATTCACACGGAACATGTAAAACGAATCCGTTAAACTAATGAAGGAATAGAGCGACAAACCTCTTGAAATTAGACGGAAAGCGGTCTGTATGGAAATTAAATTCCATACAGACCGCTTTTTAAAATTCTACTATCATAGAGCTTCAGTTTTTCAGTAGCCTCTTCGACAGGATGGTTTTTAAATCACAACCGCACTGCTTCCCCAGTCACAATCGACTTATAACAGGCATCGATTGTTCTGATATTGTTCAGCATTTTTTCTTCCGTGTACAGCAAAGGCTTATCTTCCAAAACAGCCTCGGAAAAATGCTCGACTTGCAGTTTGTACTGATCGCCTTCGATACGCATTTCAACCGACTCTCCGTCCGAATTCGTAATCCGCAACAAACCAGCACCACCTGGATTTTTGTCGGGACGGTAGGCGTTCTCCACCTCGATTTTCCCGGTAGATCCAACCACTTCATAACTATTTACCGGCAACTGTTCGAAGCTGCAGTCAAACACCGCTTCCACTCCGCTTGCAAAAGAAAGAGTGCCGGCGACTGTAGTATCAACTTTTGCCGAATGTTGCTTAGCATGCGCGTACACCTGAATCGGTTCTTCCTGCAAAATCTCCCGAATGGAATGGAGGCAATAACAGCCGACATCATATATCGATCCACCACCCAACTCCTTGTTCAGCCTGATGTTTTGCGGGTCATTCTGCAGGAGGAAGGAAAAACTGGCCCTAATCAAGGAAATCTCGCCAATCTCTCCTTGCCTAATCAAGTCTCTGACTTTTTCGTGCAGTGGATGAAATTGATACATGAAAGCTTCCATAAACTTGACGTCATGTTCATTACAAGCTGCCAGCATCTCCTGCAGTTCTGTTTCATTCAAAGCAGCTGGTTTCTCGCACAAAACGTGTTTGCCATGTTTGGCCGCTTCGATCACCCAATGCTTATGAAGACTGTTTGGAAGCGGGATGTACACCGCATCAATTTCTGGGTCTTCAAGTAACTGTTCGTAACTTGTGTACGCTTTGTTGATACCGAGTTCTGCTGCAGCCTGCTTGGCTTTATCGCCTCGGCTGGCAATGGCGGCAGCTTCAGCGTTGATCGAGCGCTCAATCGCCGGAATCAGCTGCTTTTTTCCAATACTCGCTGTACTGAGTATTCCCCAATTCACTTTCTTCACGTTTATCCGCCTCTCTTTCATTTACTTCCGGTTCCATCTAGCTGTCTACTACTAGTTTAGCCTTTGACAGATCCGGCGAGCAAGCCGCGGACAAAGTATTTTCCGAGTAAAATATAGACCAGCAGCGTCGGCAGCGCAGCCAGCAATGCACCAGCCATCTGTACGTTCCATTGGACGATTTGACTTCCGGACAAATTCTGCAGGGCC
Encoded proteins:
- a CDS encoding MurR/RpiR family transcriptional regulator; protein product: MNDGLERIRQGLTTLKPSERKVAQYILKDPDKILAMPIAQLSKGCEASEATIIRMCRSLQFNGFRELKLSISASVNKRGSQQERYQDISTSASIKEIIEVVSSNNLQSIEDTLSVLNENSMEVAVTMLENARKILVVGVGASAIVAQDFEQKCKRINKWCEALTDSHAQLTSAVHLTKEDVVLAVSYSGETKEIVDTIKIARQNKASVISITSYGNNEVQGLSNVNLFASNLEQSIRSGATASRIAQLNIVDILFTGLASKNYQESIGFLDKTRNIIQNRF
- a CDS encoding ABC transporter substrate-binding protein, whose amino-acid sequence is MMGKRRKWLPCLFLFISLIVAGCSSDETGGGENSGEAKGENAEEQVLNIANDQEPAGLDPHKTPAHSSIRIYSQIYEGLLTFDENMEVKGQLATDWEQPDDTSYVFHLVEGVKFHNGREMNADDVVYSFERILDEETASHIASYFSNVEKVEAEDDYTVKFTLSEPDATFLSYLTNASAVVVPKEVVEENEDLQQTAVGTGPFKLEEWVPDNHVTLVKNEDYYIDDQPKLDEVVYNTMKEESSRLSAIRTGEVDLTTLSAKSASLLQDQDGVNIMDYQSLEYSYVGFNVDKEPFNNEKVRQALSLATDRQSIAEIVWDGDAVVSGPVAPSMGDWAIDVSKEELYQRNLEMAKDLLAEAGYPDGFETVITTASTYPDMVDTAQLLQQQWKEIGVQAEINQIEWGEYIDTWSNTSADVLVGRNGSGTDPDRSLNYFFNTEGSANVWNFSNEEYDNLVEKGRKTLDKAERKEIYAQAQEQIINLSPNLFLVSPMNYVAVRDSVEGFTPYPHNGEEIVEVYKK
- a CDS encoding Gfo/Idh/MocA family protein, giving the protein MKKVNWGILSTASIGKKQLIPAIERSINAEAAAIASRGDKAKQAAAELGINKAYTSYEQLLEDPEIDAVYIPLPNSLHKHWVIEAAKHGKHVLCEKPAALNETELQEMLAACNEHDVKFMEAFMYQFHPLHEKVRDLIRQGEIGEISLIRASFSFLLQNDPQNIRLNKELGGGSIYDVGCYCLHSIREILQEEPIQVYAHAKQHSAKVDTTVAGTLSFASGVEAVFDCSFEQLPVNSYEVVGSTGKIEVENAYRPDKNPGGAGLLRITNSDGESVEMRIEGDQYKLQVEHFSEAVLEDKPLLYTEEKMLNNIRTIDACYKSIVTGEAVRL
- a CDS encoding serine hydrolase domain-containing protein, with protein sequence MDEIDRIFERFLQCNFFSGGVCSISIDGQTVFLKAYGKADLVKNLDTKPHTIFDLASITKIFTTTIILQLIMKKKIFLSTPLKHCLPITSRNSTLANITINQLLTHTSGLKAWHPFYTNLPNDNFFEVLEEIDLIERSSDEVIYSDLNFMLLGEVVKEQFNEDLEIVVNQHIGKPLELSSLTYQPSKHSEIAATEFGNRTEMKMCEDRNLRFEDWRSLHHPISGDVNDGNAYYFFSGKSGHAGLFSNIKDLMKLGDLYVKGGSYKGKQLIRKELIDYSLDRQAHNRGLGWEVGGVFPEGAGHTGFTGTSIWVVPEKKLTVGILTNRLHVEKPKNINPFRKEIFETVLKRYEKLKGDL